A genomic stretch from Eubacterium sulci ATCC 35585 includes:
- a CDS encoding RNA-binding protein S4, whose product MRIDKFLKNSRIIKRRSVAKEACDSQRVMINGKVAKAGSEVAVGDRIDIEFGNNSISVIVDALLDSAKKDDAINMYHAIN is encoded by the coding sequence ATGAGGATAGATAAGTTTCTAAAGAACTCGCGTATAATAAAAAGGCGTTCGGTTGCTAAGGAAGCGTGCGACAGTCAAAGAGTCATGATAAATGGCAAGGTGGCGAAGGCCGGTTCAGAAGTTGCGGTAGGAGATAGAATAGATATTGAATTCGGCAATAATAGTATAAGTGTAATAGTAGACGCGCTTTTAGACTCAGCAAAGAAAGATGACGCAATAAATATGTATCACGCAATAAACTAA